One genomic region from Ptychodera flava strain L36383 chromosome 5, AS_Pfla_20210202, whole genome shotgun sequence encodes:
- the LOC139133503 gene encoding monomeric sarcosine oxidase-like has product MAYRNVVCTHYDLCIVGAGLIGSAAARHATLTAPHLKVCLIGPKEPKDRRQCKHGIFSAHYDEGRLVRLFGQDQIWAELTKRSIERYHEIEMRSGVKFFSEVGSLSVVTKNDEVKQQEIENAKAMNIPIQILDKNEVTEKFSFLSIQDDSEAVFQLKGSGHVSARLKIIAQQTAAQQQGCQVIDDVIDQVTETTQSDASKCLKVVTSKGKIIFAKKVLLATGAFTGFRDLLPPGKVLDTTLLTQTVVYAEISDKDAERLQDMPSGCLDYTKGELSGCYLLPPIKYPDGKYYLKVGHRKEYERELRTPEEVSDWYKTEGDKNAFKPLLDCLFQFVRGVTPVSTHGDCCVTTHTPTNHPYCDMITPLLGITVGGNGHAAKAADEIGRMGARMIIAGQWDHDLPKERFKAKFKPDKKVLVSRL; this is encoded by the exons ATGGCGTACAGGAACGTTGTCTGCACCCACTACGACCTATGCATTGTCGGTGCGGGTCTGATCGGCTCAGCTGCGGCACGACACGCAACACTCACCGCTCCACACTTGAAAGTCTGTCTTATAGGACCAAAGGAACCCAAG GACAGACGACAATGCAAACACGGAATATTTAGTGCTCACTACGATGAAGGTCGATTGGTAAGGCTGTTTGGTCAAGATCAAATATGGGCAGAACTTACCAAGAGATCGATTGAACGATATCATGAAATTGAAATGAGATCAG GTGTGAAGTTCTTCTCGGAGGTTGGTTCTCTATCAGTTGTTACTAAGAATGATGAAGTCAAACAGCAAGAAATTGAGAATGCAAAAGCCATGAACATTCCAATCCAAATTTTGGATAAGAATGAAGTTACTGAGAAATTTTCCTTCCTATCAATCCAGGATGATTCTGAAGCTGTCTTCCAACTGAAGGGTTCTGGTCATGTGAGTGCAAGATTAAAGATCATCGCACAACAAACAGCCGCTCAACAGCAAGGTTGCCAAGTCATCGATGATGTCATAGATCAGGTGACTGAAACTACCCAATCAGATGCATCCAAATGTTTAAAAGTCGTTACTAGCAAAGGTAAAATTATCTTTGCTAAGAAAGTACTTCTTGCAACTGGAGCCTTCACAGGATTCAGAGACTTACTTCCTCCTGGAAAGGTCTTAGACACAACATTGCTGACTCAAACCGTCGTGTATGCTGAAATCAGTGACAAAGATGCTGAAAGATTACAAGATATGCCAAGTGGCTGCCTTGACTACACTAAAGGTGAACTCTCTGGCTGCTACCTATTGCCACCAATCAAATACCCTGACG GGAAATACTATTTGAAAGTTGGTCATAGGAAAGAATATGAGAGAGAGCTTAGGACACCTGAAGAAGTTTCTGATTGGTACAAAACAGAAGGAGATAAGAATGCATTCAAACCCCTGCTCGATTGCCTATTTCAGTTTGTTAGAG GTGTGACACCAGTATCAACTCATGGTGATTGTTGTGTAACCACACACACACCAACCAATCATCCATACTGTGATATGATTACACCCTTACTTGGGATAACAGTTGGTGGAAATGGTCATGCAGCCAAAGCAGCGGATGAAATTGGAAGAATGGGAGCCAGAATGATCATTGCTGGACAATGGGATCATGATCTACCCAAGGAAAGATTTAAAGCAAAGTTTAAACCGGATAAAAAAGTACTGGTTTCaagattgtaa